GCCTGGTCTGCTACCGATAGGATCTCGTCAGCATCTAGACCATGATGGGGAAAAACCGCTAGTCCTAGACTTACGCTTAAGCGAAACTCCATAGAACTCATCTCCAGAACGGCTTTGCGGAGCTTCTCGGCGACCTCAAAAGCCGTCGAACTCGGTGTATTGGGCATTACGATCGCAAACTCTTCGCCGCCGTAGCGTGAAAGAGAATCGAGAGCTCGTAAGTTTTTGGAGAGCACTCGACCGATATTGTTGAGGATCTGATCCCCTTTGGGATGACCAAACTGATCGTTGAGAATTTTAAAATGATCGACATCAATCATGAGTAGCGAAAGTGGTGATTTCGTCGTCTTGGCTTTTTGAAGTTCGATGCGAAACTTTTCTTGAAAGAATCGATGATTGGTTAAATTCGTCACGGGATCGGTAATGGCCAGCTCTCGAAACTTATCACGCTCTCCGAGGAGCGTGTGCATTTCTAAAGCTTCGAGCATATGCAAACGCAAAAGATCTCGCTCCCAGGGCTTAAGAATAAACTTATGGAGAAGATGGCTATGAAGGGCGGCCTCGACGTCGTTGAGTTCGATTTTACCTGTCATCAGGATCCGCATACAGCTCGGTGCATTTTCCTTAAGCCAGCGTAATACATCATATCCAGTGTGAGTGCCTAGATGGTAGTCGGTCACGACTATAGCCACTTGGCTTGAGATGTTTTTTTGCAGAGTTGGAAAATCAACAAAGATCTCCACATCAAAAAGATCACGGAGATCCCGTTGAATCGCTTCACCGATGTAACGGTCGTCATCAAGGCAGTAGAGTTTAGGTCGGATCATTCGGCAGGGTTCTCCGCAGTTTTTTCGACGTTCAATGCGAAACTAAAATCTCCATTGATTGGGAGTTTATAATTTTTCACGCGCTTATTCACGATAGACACTTGTTTATCATACCAGAGAGGGATGATCGGTAAATCTTTTGCGACTAATTTTTGAATATTTTTATAATGCTCGATTCGCTGTTTTTGATCTTCGATCGCGACTCCAGATGAGAGCAAAGGATCTAATTCGGGATTGACATAAAATCCACGATTTCGTCCTGCGGGGGAGAGCTGCTGAGAGTGAAAAGCGAGGCGGTAGATGTCGGGATCGGTGGTGCCTACCCAGCGCATGGTGGCCATCTCGAATTGTCCTTTTTTAATATCCTCGTAGTAGGTTCCCCACTCAAAACTCTTCAATTGAACCTGAAGACCTAATTTGTTGAGCTGAAAGGCAATGACCTTTCCGTTCTCTACGGCGGCGGCCTGGTTGGATGTTTTAAGGACAAAAGGATGATTCTTATCAACATCCGCCAAGAGTTGCTTTGCCTTCTCGATATCGTATTGAGGGGTGGGAATGCTCGCATCGAAAAAAGGGTTGCCTGGGGTAAGTAGTGATGTGGCTGGGATCGCCAAGCCTTCCAATTTGTGTTCGATAATTTCTTTACGATCTATGGCCAGATCCATGGCCTGGCGAACGGGCAGCTGTTTTAAAAGCGGA
The Bdellovibrionales bacterium DNA segment above includes these coding regions:
- a CDS encoding diguanylate cyclase, whose product is MIRPKLYCLDDDRYIGEAIQRDLRDLFDVEIFVDFPTLQKNISSQVAIVVTDYHLGTHTGYDVLRWLKENAPSCMRILMTGKIELNDVEAALHSHLLHKFILKPWERDLLRLHMLEALEMHTLLGERDKFRELAITDPVTNLTNHRFFQEKFRIELQKAKTTKSPLSLLMIDVDHFKILNDQFGHPKGDQILNNIGRVLSKNLRALDSLSRYGGEEFAIVMPNTPSSTAFEVAEKLRKAVLEMSSMEFRLSVSLGLAVFPHHGLDADEILSVADQALYCAKRQGRNMTIVGTDNP